GCGTTCGTGGACGACGTATACGCGTCGTCCGGTTCGGCCGCGAAGCGCCGTACGGTCAGCGTGGTCTTCCGCACATCCAACGTCGTCGTGACGGTGCGGTACGCGGAGCAGCCGACCTACCCGACGACGGTCCCCGACAGCAAGGAACTCCAGGAAAAGGCCAGGGGACTGGCCCGGCAGCTGGCCGACCAGCTCGACGAGTAGCGGCGCCGGAGCGCCGTCGCGGCCGGGCGCCGGCGCGGGGCCGAGTACGCCGCTCGCACCCGGCGGCGGGCCCCGGCCGGTTACCGTGGCCGATCGGACCGTACGACCACCGAGTGACCGAGTGAAGGAACCATGCAGCGATCAGCCCCGCGACCCAGCAGCTCCCGCACCCGCACCCGCCTTCGCATGCTCGCGTGCGCGGCCGTCCCGCTGATGGTCGTCGCGGCGGGCTGCTCGTCCGACTCCGAGGGCCCCACGGACGCGGACAAGCCCGCGCCCGCGACGTCGAAGGCCGAGGCCAAGGTCGCCCCCGCGAAGTTCGCCACCCTGCCGGCGGACCTGTGCAAGACGGTCAGCGCGAAGACGGTCGCGGACCTGGTGCCCGCGACGAAGGACAAGTCGGGCTCGGCGGGCAAGTCCTCGGACATCACGACGCGCGGCAGCTGCTCGTGGAACGGCCTGGACGACAACGGCGTCAAGGGCTCGCAGTACCGGTGGCTGGACGTCTCCTTCATGCGGTACGACTCCGACGCGACCCTCGGCTCGGGCCAGGACCGCGCCGCGGAGTACTACAAGGAAGTGGTCGCCACCGCCCAGGGCACCAAGGGCGCGAAGAACGTGAAGTCGGCCCCGGCCGCCGGTGTCGGCTCGGAGGCGACGGCGATCACGTACGGCATAACGATGACGGACGAGCTGTTCGGCAACGTGACGATCGCGGCCCGCTCGGAGAACGTGGTGATCACGCTCACGTACAACGGCGCGGGCTACGCGGGCGCCAAGTCCCCGGCGGCGGCGGACCTGGTGGCGGACGCGACGAAGGCGGCCAAGGAAGTGGTGGCGACCCTGCCGTCGGCGAGCAAGGCAGCGAGCTGACGTCGGCCTCGGGCCGCCCCGGGCCGCCCCGAGCCGCCGGCCGCCCCCAGCCCCCGGGGGCACCGGGCCGTT
Above is a window of Streptomyces sp. NBC_01498 DNA encoding:
- a CDS encoding DUF3558 domain-containing protein; its protein translation is MQRSAPRPSSSRTRTRLRMLACAAVPLMVVAAGCSSDSEGPTDADKPAPATSKAEAKVAPAKFATLPADLCKTVSAKTVADLVPATKDKSGSAGKSSDITTRGSCSWNGLDDNGVKGSQYRWLDVSFMRYDSDATLGSGQDRAAEYYKEVVATAQGTKGAKNVKSAPAAGVGSEATAITYGITMTDELFGNVTIAARSENVVITLTYNGAGYAGAKSPAAADLVADATKAAKEVVATLPSASKAAS